Proteins co-encoded in one Flavobacterium fluviale genomic window:
- a CDS encoding MGH1-like glycoside hydrolase domain-containing protein: MLHHFKYKIIALLILVSTLNISCKSGAGHSQKGKAVILKEKNFKHYVDYFNTMEDENLKFAIPNDSAWTWMEKNIPLFECPQQNFEEIYYFRWWSARKHIKKTPQGFAITEFLVDRSYADKYNMISCALGHHINEFRWVHDPQYIEQDVKIWYRGNDGKPMNKLYKFSSWTADALYNRYLVNKDEKFLLDLYPDMVTDYAVWEKDRQRKDGLFWQHDVKDGMEESLSGGRKVQNARPTINSYMFGNAMAISKMAAMKGDKEAEAKFKAKADVLQHLVETKLWNAKSEFFETLTEKDTLAQVREAIGFIPWYFNLPEKGKGFEKAWEQIKDEKGFSAPFGLTTAERRSPRFRTHGTGTCEWDGAIWPFASSQTLTALANVLNNYDQNFVAKTDYFKQMDLYVQSQYYRGKPYLGEYLDETTGYWLMGDRERSRYYNHSTFNDLMITGLVGLRPRVDEKIEVNPLIPQEKWDWFCLDNVLYHGNIITILWDKTGEKYKKGKGFRIFKNGKEIAFSERLEKLISE; this comes from the coding sequence ATGTTACATCATTTTAAATACAAAATAATTGCTTTATTAATCTTGGTTTCAACTTTGAACATAAGCTGTAAATCGGGTGCAGGGCATTCTCAAAAAGGAAAAGCGGTTATTTTAAAAGAAAAAAACTTCAAACATTATGTTGATTATTTCAACACGATGGAAGATGAAAATTTGAAATTTGCGATTCCGAATGACAGTGCGTGGACTTGGATGGAAAAGAATATTCCGTTGTTTGAATGTCCGCAGCAGAATTTTGAGGAGATTTATTATTTCCGTTGGTGGAGTGCGAGAAAGCATATTAAGAAAACACCACAGGGATTTGCGATTACCGAGTTTTTGGTAGACCGTTCGTATGCAGATAAATACAATATGATTAGCTGTGCTTTAGGGCATCATATTAATGAATTTCGTTGGGTTCATGATCCGCAGTATATTGAGCAGGATGTTAAAATTTGGTACCGTGGAAATGATGGAAAACCGATGAACAAATTGTATAAATTCAGCAGTTGGACAGCTGATGCTTTGTACAATCGTTATTTGGTGAATAAGGATGAAAAATTCTTATTGGATCTGTATCCAGACATGGTTACCGACTATGCTGTTTGGGAAAAAGACCGTCAGCGCAAGGATGGTTTGTTTTGGCAGCATGATGTAAAAGATGGGATGGAAGAATCTTTAAGTGGCGGGCGTAAAGTGCAAAATGCAAGACCGACGATTAACAGTTATATGTTTGGGAACGCTATGGCGATTTCTAAAATGGCTGCTATGAAAGGCGATAAGGAAGCGGAAGCAAAATTTAAAGCTAAAGCGGATGTTTTACAGCATTTAGTCGAAACCAAATTATGGAATGCTAAAAGCGAGTTTTTTGAAACTTTAACAGAAAAAGATACATTAGCGCAGGTTAGAGAAGCTATCGGATTTATTCCGTGGTATTTTAATCTTCCTGAAAAAGGAAAAGGTTTTGAAAAAGCATGGGAACAAATTAAGGATGAAAAAGGATTTTCGGCACCGTTTGGTTTGACAACAGCCGAAAGAAGAAGTCCGCGTTTTAGAACTCACGGAACCGGAACCTGCGAGTGGGACGGAGCGATATGGCCTTTTGCAAGTTCGCAGACTTTGACGGCTCTAGCAAATGTTTTGAACAATTATGATCAAAATTTTGTGGCTAAGACGGATTATTTCAAACAAATGGATTTGTACGTGCAGTCACAATATTACAGAGGGAAACCTTATCTTGGCGAGTATTTGGATGAAACAACAGGATATTGGCTAATGGGCGACAGAGAGAGAAGCCGTTATTATAATCACTCGACTTTTAACGATTTGATGATTACAGGATTGGTTGGTTTGCGTCCAAGAGTCGATGAAAAGATTGAAGTGAATCCGTTGATTCCGCAGGAAAAATGGGATTGGTTTTGTCTGGATAATGTTTTGTATCACGGCAATATTATTACGATTCTTTGGGATAAAACCGGAGAAAAATATAAAAAAGGAAAGGGTTTCAGGATCTTTAAAAACGGAAAAGAAATTGCTTTTTCTGAGAGATTGGAGAAGTTGATTTCTGAGTAG
- a CDS encoding acetylxylan esterase yields the protein MKNIKYIITIAVSVFALTFANAQSTSDTNFRKPVSETLKKIETVFNVTINDDRGLLKGKELDYADWRIEPGNLAISLTNILAPFELMYFKQPDGTYIIRKYENHKVSVDKGKERLFYLESLYSTKEEWEKRKTELKACMITSFGLEKAPPMPKSKPLLTPKRIYKDYSVENIALEILPGVYATGSIYKPYPLNKKAAVILTPDGHFGDGRYRKDEQYRCAIMAKMGAIVVSYDLFAWGESLLQFPEETHRNSIASTVQVLTGIRFLDYLATVKNADMSRVGVTGGSGGGSHTMFLAAIDDRVKVSAPVVMVSSHFSGGCPCESGRGVHLCGNGTNNAEISAMMAPKPQLIVSDGKDWTLAVPELEFPFIQRTYELYGKKDLVENAHFAKEGHDFGVSKRMALYPFMTKYLNLDLNKVKNDKGEIDESTCVIEPKEKLFVFGDKGENLPKNALKDINKLYEMFGEKNLKVYEVKK from the coding sequence ATGAAGAATATCAAATACATAATTACAATTGCAGTTTCCGTTTTTGCTTTGACATTTGCCAATGCGCAAAGCACTTCTGATACTAATTTTAGAAAACCGGTTTCAGAAACTTTAAAGAAAATCGAAACTGTTTTTAATGTCACGATTAACGACGACCGAGGTTTACTAAAAGGAAAAGAACTCGATTATGCCGACTGGAGAATTGAACCCGGAAATCTGGCTATTTCATTAACTAACATTCTGGCTCCGTTTGAATTGATGTATTTCAAACAGCCGGATGGAACCTACATTATTCGTAAATATGAAAACCATAAAGTTTCAGTTGATAAAGGAAAGGAACGTTTGTTCTACTTAGAAAGCCTTTATTCGACTAAAGAAGAATGGGAAAAACGTAAAACGGAGTTAAAAGCTTGTATGATAACCTCATTTGGATTAGAAAAGGCTCCCCCAATGCCAAAATCTAAACCACTTTTAACTCCAAAGAGAATTTATAAAGATTACAGCGTAGAAAATATCGCTTTGGAAATCTTGCCGGGCGTTTATGCAACTGGATCGATTTACAAACCGTATCCGTTAAATAAAAAAGCAGCAGTTATTTTAACTCCTGACGGACATTTTGGCGACGGAAGATATAGAAAAGATGAACAGTACCGTTGTGCTATAATGGCTAAAATGGGCGCTATTGTTGTATCTTATGATTTATTTGCATGGGGAGAATCATTATTGCAGTTTCCTGAAGAAACGCACAGAAATAGTATCGCATCGACAGTTCAGGTTTTAACCGGAATACGTTTTCTGGATTATTTGGCAACGGTAAAAAATGCTGATATGTCTAGAGTTGGCGTTACTGGTGGATCTGGCGGAGGTTCGCATACGATGTTTTTAGCAGCAATTGATGACAGGGTAAAAGTTTCAGCTCCGGTTGTAATGGTTTCATCTCACTTTTCTGGAGGTTGTCCGTGCGAAAGCGGTCGCGGCGTTCACTTATGCGGCAACGGAACAAACAATGCAGAAATCTCAGCGATGATGGCGCCAAAACCGCAATTAATTGTTTCTGATGGGAAAGACTGGACCTTGGCAGTTCCGGAATTGGAATTTCCTTTTATCCAGAGAACGTATGAATTGTACGGAAAGAAAGATTTAGTCGAAAATGCTCATTTTGCAAAAGAAGGACATGATTTTGGAGTTTCAAAACGTATGGCTTTGTATCCGTTTATGACGAAATATTTAAATTTAGATTTGAATAAAGTGAAGAATGATAAAGGCGAAATCGACGAATCGACTTGCGTGATTGAGCCAAAAGAAAAACTGTTTGTTTTTGGAGATAAAGGCGAAAATCTGCCTAAAAATGCTTTGAAAGACATCAACAAATTATATGAAATGTTCGGAGAAAAAAATCTGAAAGTTTACGAGGTTAAAAAATAG
- a CDS encoding sialidase/neuraminidase family protein, with the protein MITFQKIKTNLLTTATILLIGTAVNAQNDTVRYVGKTLSNVDYHHGQLSPAVGVHATQIMRASREHPEKADGFGWTYNHQPTMAYWNDTFYLQYLSDPAGEHIPPSQTLIMTSKDGVSWKMPKVIFPIYHIPDGWKKEGVEGVAKNLDAIMHQRMGFYTSKDKRLFALAYYGIAMDEKDDPNDGKGIGRVIREIKKDGSFGEIYFIRYNKSWDKSKSAFPFYTQAKDKGLKKACEEILSDPLVLQQWVEEADRDDELIPLKKPYKALSSYHLPNGDVVGLWKHALTSISKDGGKTWEYTPVRAPGFVNSNAKIWGQKTSDNRYATVYNPSEYRWPLAISTSDDGLNYKDLLLVHGEISPMRYGGNYKSAGPQYVRGISEGDGTPPDGKLWVSYSVNKEDIWVASIPVPVTSVVTENANDVFSNLPDGQELKLWNTYDLSWASIKIEKKDGKKWLTLRDQDYFDYARAERVIPFAEKMEVTFTVKPEQNNHGLLQVEFQNKQGLPAVRLTFDSDGQLKTKTGARFNTIAKYEAGKEYKVTVKLNVKTRSYTVKVNDEKESTRIFYAPVDGFERIMFRTGEQRYTPNPDTAPDTDDYDDLPQTGKLIPEAVFNIESLITKKL; encoded by the coding sequence ATGATTACTTTCCAAAAAATAAAAACCAACCTCTTAACCACAGCCACAATTTTATTGATTGGTACAGCTGTAAATGCCCAGAATGACACCGTTCGTTACGTTGGTAAAACACTTTCAAATGTCGATTATCATCACGGGCAGTTAAGTCCGGCAGTTGGAGTTCACGCTACGCAGATTATGCGTGCGAGCAGAGAACATCCGGAAAAAGCCGATGGTTTTGGCTGGACATACAACCATCAGCCTACAATGGCGTACTGGAACGATACTTTTTATTTACAGTATTTAAGCGATCCTGCGGGCGAGCATATTCCGCCAAGCCAGACGCTGATTATGACTTCAAAAGACGGCGTAAGCTGGAAAATGCCAAAAGTAATTTTCCCAATTTATCATATTCCGGACGGATGGAAAAAAGAAGGCGTAGAAGGTGTTGCTAAAAATCTGGACGCGATTATGCACCAGAGAATGGGCTTTTACACTTCAAAAGACAAACGACTTTTTGCTTTGGCGTATTACGGAATTGCGATGGATGAAAAAGACGATCCAAACGACGGAAAAGGAATTGGACGAGTAATTCGTGAAATCAAAAAAGACGGAAGTTTTGGCGAAATTTATTTCATCAGATACAATAAATCCTGGGACAAGTCTAAATCGGCTTTTCCATTTTATACGCAGGCAAAAGACAAAGGTTTGAAAAAAGCCTGCGAAGAAATTTTATCTGATCCGTTGGTTTTACAGCAATGGGTGGAAGAAGCAGATCGTGACGACGAATTGATTCCGCTAAAGAAACCTTACAAAGCATTAAGTTCTTATCATTTACCAAATGGTGATGTTGTAGGTTTATGGAAACACGCTTTGACTTCGATTAGTAAAGACGGTGGAAAAACATGGGAATACACTCCCGTTCGTGCTCCCGGTTTTGTAAACAGCAATGCTAAAATCTGGGGACAAAAAACGTCTGATAATCGTTATGCGACCGTTTACAATCCATCAGAATACCGCTGGCCTTTGGCAATTTCAACAAGTGATGACGGATTAAATTATAAAGATTTACTATTAGTTCACGGCGAAATCAGTCCAATGCGTTATGGCGGTAACTACAAATCGGCAGGTCCTCAATACGTTCGCGGAATTTCAGAAGGTGACGGAACTCCGCCTGACGGAAAACTCTGGGTAAGCTACAGCGTAAACAAAGAAGATATTTGGGTAGCATCGATTCCGGTTCCGGTTACTTCGGTTGTGACAGAAAACGCAAATGATGTTTTCAGTAATCTTCCTGACGGACAAGAATTAAAGTTATGGAATACCTATGATTTATCTTGGGCTTCAATCAAAATAGAAAAGAAAGACGGCAAAAAATGGCTGACTTTAAGAGATCAGGATTATTTTGATTATGCACGCGCAGAACGTGTTATTCCGTTTGCAGAAAAAATGGAAGTAACTTTTACGGTTAAACCAGAACAAAATAATCACGGTTTATTACAAGTTGAATTTCAGAATAAACAAGGATTGCCAGCGGTACGATTAACTTTTGATTCGGATGGGCAATTGAAAACAAAAACGGGAGCCCGTTTCAATACGATTGCCAAATACGAAGCAGGAAAAGAGTATAAAGTAACGGTAAAATTAAACGTTAAAACCCGTTCGTACACTGTAAAAGTAAACGACGAAAAAGAATCAACGAGAATTTTTTATGCTCCGGTTGATGGCTTTGAGCGAATTATGTTCCGCACAGGCGAACAAAGATATACGCCAAATCCGGACACAGCGCCAGACACAGATGACTACGACGATCTGCCTCAAACGGGGAAATTAATCCCTGAAGCAGTTTTTAATATTGAATCGTTGATAACGAAAAAATTATAG
- a CDS encoding glycoside hydrolase family 43 protein — protein sequence MKKIVIIVTFFLFAISYSQKKKDLYLFTSFREPATEGLYLAYSEDGYNWKGLEGSFLKPEIGASKIMRDPSITKGADGTYHMVWTTDWKGGNGFGYASSKDLIHWSKQEYIPVMKNEPEVVNVWAPEIFYDDVKKEYIIIWASTIPFRFEKGVEEEKNNHRMYYVTTKDFKTFSDTKLYYEPGFSVIDCVIVKKGKKDYVLVLKDNTRPMRNIKVAFGKSPLGPFSKSSEPLTEYLSEGPTVVKVGKKWLLYYDNYGSKNYKALSTSDFVHFEDVSSKISLPEGHKHGTITTISEEVLKGLIDKK from the coding sequence ATGAAAAAAATAGTAATCATAGTAACCTTTTTCCTTTTTGCGATTAGTTATTCGCAGAAAAAGAAAGATTTATACCTTTTTACGTCATTTCGTGAACCAGCAACGGAAGGTTTATATCTGGCTTACAGCGAGGACGGTTACAACTGGAAAGGTTTGGAAGGTTCATTCTTAAAACCTGAAATCGGCGCAAGCAAAATCATGCGTGATCCGTCCATCACAAAAGGAGCAGATGGAACCTATCACATGGTTTGGACAACCGACTGGAAAGGCGGAAACGGTTTTGGATATGCAAGTTCTAAAGATTTAATTCATTGGTCAAAACAAGAATATATTCCGGTAATGAAAAACGAACCAGAAGTGGTAAACGTTTGGGCGCCGGAAATTTTTTATGATGATGTCAAAAAAGAATACATCATTATTTGGGCATCGACAATTCCGTTCCGATTTGAAAAAGGTGTGGAAGAAGAAAAAAACAATCACAGAATGTATTATGTAACGACAAAAGATTTTAAAACTTTTTCGGATACAAAATTGTATTACGAACCAGGTTTCAGCGTAATTGACTGCGTGATTGTAAAGAAAGGCAAAAAAGACTATGTTTTGGTTCTAAAAGACAACACCAGACCCATGCGAAACATAAAAGTAGCGTTCGGAAAATCGCCTTTAGGGCCATTTAGCAAAAGTTCGGAACCTTTGACAGAATATTTATCAGAAGGACCAACGGTAGTGAAAGTCGGTAAAAAATGGCTGTTGTATTATGATAATTACGGTTCAAAAAATTATAAAGCTTTAAGCACTTCAGATTTTGTTCATTTTGAAGATGTTTCGTCAAAAATAAGCCTTCCGGAAGGACACAAACACGGAACGATCACAACAATCTCTGAAGAAGTTTTAAAAGGATTAATTGATAAAAAATAA
- a CDS encoding glycoside hydrolase family 95 protein, with translation MKLKSKITVICFGIFSLTATAQSDLKLWYDKPAAIWNEALPLGNGRLGAMVFGDPAVERLQLNEETIWAGSPNSNAHSKSIEALPKVRQLIFDGKFDEAQDLATKDIMSQTNDGMPYQTFGSVYISFAGHQKYTDYYRDLDISNATAKVKYKVNGIEFTREILTAFSDQVIVVKLSASQPGQITCNVFMNSPIDKTVASTEGNQIILSGLGTNFEGVKGKVKFQGRLTAKNKGGEINASNGILSINKADEVTLYISIATNFKNYQDISGDEIAKSKDYLAKAEVKDFETIKKAHVDFYQKFFNRVALNLGSNDLVKQPTNERIRDFSKQFDPQLAALYFQFGRYLLISSSQPGGQPANLQGIWNDMVTPPWDSKYTTNINAEMNYWPAQITNLQEMHEPFVQMAKELSVTGAETAKMMYNASGWVLHHNTDIWRVTAPVDSAASGMWPTGGAWVCQDLWERYLYTGDKKYLAEIYPIMKGAADFFLDFMVIDPNTKYLVVVPSSSPENTHAGGTGKATIASGTTMDNQLIFDLFTHVIEASALVSPDAAYVKKVSDALAKMPPMKIGKHSQLQEWQDDWDNPKDNHRHVSHLYGLYPSNQISAIKTPELFEAAKQSLIYRTDESTGWSMGWKVNLWARLLDGNHAYKLIQDQLHLVTADQRKGGGTYPNMLDAHQPFQIDGNFGCTAGFAEMLMQSQEDAIHLLPALPSVWKDGSIKGLVARGGFVIDMTWKNNKVSELKIYSKIGGNCRLKVENTLKGNSLKKAKGKNPNPLFYDVEVKKPIISNQAKLEKVKLPNYNIYDVNMKAGQTYTFTGN, from the coding sequence ATGAAGTTAAAAAGTAAAATTACGGTGATTTGTTTTGGGATTTTTTCGCTTACAGCAACAGCACAAAGCGATCTCAAATTATGGTACGATAAACCAGCTGCAATCTGGAACGAAGCTTTGCCATTAGGTAACGGACGCTTGGGGGCGATGGTTTTTGGCGATCCTGCTGTAGAACGTTTGCAATTAAATGAAGAAACCATTTGGGCAGGCTCTCCAAACAGCAATGCACATTCCAAATCAATCGAGGCTTTGCCAAAAGTAAGACAGCTTATTTTTGATGGCAAATTTGATGAAGCACAGGATTTGGCAACCAAAGATATCATGTCGCAAACCAATGACGGAATGCCGTACCAAACTTTTGGAAGCGTTTATATTTCCTTCGCAGGACATCAAAAATATACCGATTATTATCGTGATTTAGATATCAGCAACGCAACTGCAAAAGTAAAATACAAGGTAAATGGTATCGAATTTACAAGAGAAATTCTAACTGCATTTTCAGATCAGGTTATTGTGGTGAAGCTTTCGGCGAGTCAGCCGGGACAGATTACGTGCAATGTTTTCATGAACAGTCCGATTGATAAAACGGTGGCTTCAACAGAAGGAAACCAAATTATACTTTCGGGTTTAGGGACTAATTTTGAAGGTGTAAAAGGAAAAGTAAAATTTCAGGGAAGATTAACCGCTAAAAATAAAGGCGGCGAAATTAACGCCAGCAACGGAATCTTAAGCATTAACAAAGCCGATGAAGTGACTTTGTATATTTCGATTGCAACTAATTTTAAAAATTATCAGGATATATCGGGCGATGAAATTGCAAAAAGCAAAGACTATTTGGCTAAAGCCGAAGTAAAAGATTTTGAAACGATAAAGAAAGCCCACGTTGATTTTTACCAAAAATTCTTCAACAGAGTGGCTTTAAATTTAGGTTCTAATGATTTAGTGAAGCAGCCAACCAACGAAAGAATCCGTGATTTCTCGAAACAATTTGATCCGCAATTGGCAGCTTTGTATTTTCAGTTTGGACGTTATCTTTTAATTTCGAGTTCACAGCCAGGCGGACAGCCAGCGAATTTGCAGGGAATTTGGAACGATATGGTAACTCCGCCTTGGGACAGTAAATACACAACAAACATCAATGCTGAAATGAATTATTGGCCTGCGCAGATAACCAATCTTCAGGAAATGCACGAGCCTTTTGTACAAATGGCAAAAGAGTTAAGTGTTACAGGCGCAGAAACTGCGAAAATGATGTACAATGCCAGCGGTTGGGTTTTGCACCACAATACCGATATCTGGCGTGTAACGGCTCCGGTAGATTCTGCAGCATCAGGAATGTGGCCGACAGGCGGTGCGTGGGTTTGTCAGGATTTATGGGAAAGATATTTGTATACAGGTGATAAAAAATATCTGGCAGAAATTTATCCAATTATGAAAGGAGCTGCTGATTTCTTTCTTGATTTTATGGTGATCGATCCGAATACGAAATATTTGGTGGTTGTTCCTTCAAGTTCACCAGAAAACACACATGCGGGCGGAACTGGAAAAGCGACAATTGCCTCTGGAACTACAATGGACAATCAACTGATTTTTGATTTGTTTACACATGTTATTGAGGCTTCGGCTTTGGTTTCTCCGGATGCAGCTTATGTGAAAAAAGTAAGTGATGCTTTGGCTAAAATGCCTCCAATGAAAATTGGAAAACACAGTCAGTTACAAGAATGGCAGGATGATTGGGATAATCCAAAAGACAATCACAGACACGTTTCGCATTTATACGGATTGTATCCGAGTAATCAGATTTCGGCAATTAAAACGCCCGAATTATTTGAAGCAGCCAAGCAATCTTTGATTTACAGAACAGACGAATCTACAGGCTGGTCGATGGGATGGAAAGTGAATTTATGGGCCAGACTTTTAGACGGAAATCACGCTTATAAATTAATTCAGGATCAATTGCATTTGGTAACAGCTGACCAAAGAAAAGGCGGAGGAACGTATCCAAATATGTTAGATGCACATCAGCCATTTCAAATTGACGGTAACTTTGGATGCACAGCTGGTTTTGCTGAAATGTTAATGCAGAGTCAGGAAGATGCAATACATTTATTGCCGGCTTTACCAAGCGTGTGGAAAGATGGAAGCATAAAAGGTTTGGTGGCCAGAGGCGGATTTGTAATTGATATGACGTGGAAAAACAATAAAGTTTCGGAGTTGAAAATCTACTCCAAAATAGGAGGAAACTGTAGATTGAAAGTAGAAAATACTTTAAAAGGAAATTCACTTAAAAAAGCAAAAGGCAAAAATCCAAATCCGTTGTTTTATGATGTGGAAGTAAAGAAACCGATTATTTCTAATCAGGCGAAACTGGAAAAAGTAAAACTGCCAAATTATAATATTTACGATGTGAATATGAAAGCTGGGCAGACGTATACTTTTACGGGGAATTAA
- a CDS encoding glycoside hydrolase family 78 protein, with protein sequence MKNFKNIVLAICLLVTLVSKGQILPVHLTTEMADNPLAVVQNQPRLSWKLVSKESDASQIAYLILVASSEEKLNNDDGDIWNSGRVNTDKNLHIVYNGKPLKSETKYFWKVKVWNQVGKISKWSKTASFRTASLESELNPIWIGAITKADSHLPEGRNYHTATFNREKKNSFINASDSLSRRSIMLRKPFEVKKEIKEAVVYISGLGHYELTINGKKVGNSQFAPLWTDYDKTVNYNIYELNAKQLEKGENVIGVLLGNGMYNTLAERYTKFFVSFGPPTLFFKMKISYKDGSEEIIKSDESWKYSKSPITYNSIFGGEDYNANLEQKGWNRKGFKDADWKKVVIQEAPKGVLRPQTAPPVTIQKQYEVKTVKELKPNFYVFDMGQNLSGFPTIKVKGKKGQTIRVWVAEGLNEEGTIAQGRSGKPYYYDYTLKGKDVEEWTPKFSFYGYQYVQIENINYKEDKNKELPTLVDLKSNFIYNSAGEAGSFACSNEIFNKTHELINNSIKSNFQSVFTDCPQREKLGWLEEIHLNGPGLMFNYNLQTFIPATMQNISDSQRDNGLIPTIVPEYVIFGGDFTDSPEWGVTGVILPWMYYEYYGDASLLEKYFPVMKKYVDYLGTKAENHIVSHGLGDWYDYGTHAAGYSKNSPIALSATSHYYYGAYLVAKAAKMLGKTEDIEKYATLASEIKTAFNAKFFNPETKQYGTNSQFSNAVPIFMNIVEPQYKEAVMQNLLADIKEKDDRLTTGDVGNRYLFQTLARNGENETMYKMHNHYDAPGYGFQIKFGLTTLTEQWDPRKGNSWNHFMLGQIEEWFYQSLAGIMADPEKPAFKHFFIQPEVVGDMTFAKADYQSVYGKIVSSWEKKDGKFILNVEIPVNTTATIKLPISKSSEIKIDNKKVRTGFDGTKPTLELGSGKYTIECKL encoded by the coding sequence ATGAAGAATTTCAAAAACATAGTATTAGCAATTTGTCTTTTAGTAACCTTAGTTTCTAAAGGACAAATTTTGCCTGTACATTTAACAACAGAAATGGCTGACAATCCATTAGCAGTGGTTCAAAATCAACCGAGGCTGAGCTGGAAGCTGGTTTCAAAAGAATCTGATGCATCACAAATTGCTTATTTGATTTTAGTTGCTTCTTCGGAAGAAAAATTAAATAATGACGATGGAGATATCTGGAATTCTGGAAGGGTAAATACAGATAAAAATCTGCATATCGTTTATAATGGAAAGCCATTAAAAAGCGAAACCAAATATTTCTGGAAAGTGAAAGTCTGGAATCAGGTTGGAAAAATTTCTAAATGGAGTAAAACAGCTTCTTTTAGAACGGCTTCATTAGAATCAGAATTGAATCCGATTTGGATTGGTGCGATTACCAAAGCTGACAGTCATCTGCCGGAAGGTAGAAATTACCACACAGCAACTTTCAACAGAGAAAAAAAGAACTCGTTTATCAACGCTTCAGATTCGCTGTCACGCAGAAGTATTATGCTTCGTAAACCTTTCGAGGTAAAAAAAGAAATCAAAGAAGCAGTTGTTTATATTTCAGGTTTAGGACATTATGAATTGACTATCAATGGTAAAAAAGTTGGAAACAGCCAATTTGCACCTTTATGGACAGATTACGATAAAACGGTTAATTACAATATTTACGAGTTAAACGCGAAACAATTAGAAAAAGGCGAAAATGTAATTGGTGTTCTTTTAGGAAACGGAATGTATAATACGCTTGCTGAAAGATATACCAAATTCTTCGTGAGTTTTGGCCCGCCGACTTTATTCTTCAAAATGAAAATTAGTTATAAAGACGGTTCAGAAGAAATTATAAAATCGGATGAAAGCTGGAAATACAGTAAAAGTCCGATTACCTACAACAGTATTTTTGGAGGAGAAGATTACAACGCCAATTTAGAACAAAAAGGCTGGAACAGAAAAGGTTTCAAAGATGCTGACTGGAAAAAAGTTGTAATTCAGGAAGCGCCAAAAGGAGTTTTAAGACCGCAGACTGCACCGCCGGTTACAATTCAGAAGCAATACGAAGTAAAAACCGTAAAAGAATTAAAACCAAATTTCTATGTTTTTGATATGGGACAGAATCTTTCTGGATTTCCAACTATTAAAGTAAAAGGAAAAAAAGGACAGACGATTCGGGTTTGGGTAGCTGAAGGTTTAAATGAAGAAGGAACAATTGCTCAGGGAAGATCTGGAAAACCATATTATTACGATTACACTTTAAAGGGAAAAGACGTCGAAGAATGGACGCCAAAATTCAGTTTCTACGGTTATCAATATGTTCAAATTGAAAACATTAATTATAAAGAAGATAAGAATAAGGAACTTCCAACTTTGGTTGATTTAAAATCGAATTTCATTTATAATTCGGCAGGAGAAGCAGGAAGTTTTGCCTGTTCGAATGAGATTTTCAATAAAACACACGAGCTGATTAATAATTCGATAAAAAGTAATTTCCAAAGTGTTTTTACCGATTGTCCGCAGCGTGAAAAATTAGGCTGGCTGGAAGAAATTCATTTGAATGGTCCGGGTTTAATGTTCAATTATAATTTACAGACTTTTATTCCTGCAACGATGCAGAATATTTCTGATTCACAACGCGATAACGGATTAATTCCAACCATCGTTCCTGAATATGTAATTTTTGGAGGTGACTTTACCGATTCCCCAGAATGGGGTGTAACAGGCGTAATTCTGCCTTGGATGTATTATGAATATTATGGCGATGCTTCTTTACTGGAAAAATATTTTCCTGTAATGAAAAAGTATGTAGATTATTTAGGCACAAAAGCTGAAAATCATATAGTATCGCACGGATTAGGCGATTGGTACGATTATGGAACGCATGCAGCAGGTTATTCAAAAAACAGTCCGATTGCACTTTCTGCTACTTCACATTATTATTATGGTGCTTATTTAGTGGCAAAAGCGGCTAAAATGTTGGGAAAAACGGAAGATATCGAGAAATACGCAACTTTGGCTTCTGAAATTAAAACGGCTTTTAACGCAAAATTTTTCAATCCGGAAACCAAACAATACGGGACAAACAGTCAGTTTAGCAATGCAGTTCCGATTTTTATGAATATCGTAGAACCGCAGTATAAAGAGGCTGTAATGCAGAATTTACTCGCTGACATCAAAGAAAAAGACGATCGTTTAACAACTGGAGATGTTGGAAATCGTTATTTATTCCAAACTTTGGCAAGAAATGGCGAGAACGAAACCATGTACAAAATGCACAATCATTACGATGCGCCGGGTTATGGTTTTCAGATTAAATTTGGTTTAACGACTTTAACGGAACAATGGGATCCGAGAAAAGGAAATTCGTGGAATCATTTTATGCTGGGTCAGATTGAAGAATGGTTTTATCAAAGTTTAGCCGGAATTATGGCCGATCCAGAAAAACCGGCCTTCAAACATTTCTTTATTCAGCCGGAAGTAGTGGGTGATATGACTTTCGCGAAAGCGGATTATCAATCGGTTTACGGAAAAATTGTTTCGTCTTGGGAAAAGAAAGACGGCAAATTTATTCTGAATGTGGAAATTCCGGTGAATACAACGGCAACAATAAAATTACCTATTTCTAAAAGTTCGGAAATAAAAATTGATAATAAAAAAGTTAGGACAGGTTTTGATGGAACGAAACCAACTTTAGAATTAGGTTCAGGAAAATATACAATCGAATGCAAATTATAG